The following DNA comes from Spirosoma linguale DSM 74.
GCGTCTCAAGCGGGAGTCTACGCCCGTCGAAGGGCGTTTTGATAGGACCGTAATTCTTGACCAGATAATCCAGAATCGGCTTTTCTGTCTCGCCCAGGTCCCAGAGTTTCTGGGTGCGCTGCATCCACCGAATCCGCTCGACCCACTTCTCGCGGTCGAAATGACTTTGCAGAATCAGCTTGCTGCTGTGGCAGACGGTGCATTGGCCTTTCACCAGAATCATGTTCTCGCCCAGGGCTAGCCCCGTTGCTTCATCGACCACCACGCCCTGCGCATTAAGGGCCGTCGCGTCCATCGGGGCCGTTTCGGTGGCTACCACAGCGGCTGCTTTGGCTTTAACGGGCTTTTTTGTCGTCGTGGTTCGGCGGACCGGAGCCGCCGTGTGCGCTTTGGCCGGGGCTTTCTTCGCCGGAACCGGCTGCTGGGCTATCCAGGCACAGAGCAACCACACGCACAGACTGGCCAGTAGCCAGCGGAACTTCGCCGTCCGCCGGGTATTCCCGGTTTCTTTATACATGTCTTTCTGTTTCATAGTATTTTTCCGTTTGTCCCTCTCGTCCTTTCTCCTTTTCTAAACCACCTTCACCGCAATCCGGTGGCAGGCGTTGTTGAGGTAGCCTTCGGGGTTCCACTGCGGCATCACCATCGGCTGCGATACGCCCTTGTCGTCGGTGGCCCGCGCCCACACTTCGTAGTAGCCCTGTATCGGGAAGTTCACCTCGGCGCTCCATTGCTGCCAGGCCAGCCGGTTTTTCGGGGCCTTCAAATCAGCCTTCTGCCAGGTTTCGCCAAAGTCAATCGAGACGTAAAGTTCTTTCACGACACGGTCGCCCGCCCAGGCGTGGCCGCGCAAGGC
Coding sequences within:
- a CDS encoding hypothetical protein (KEGG: pat:Patl_2873 hypothetical protein) yields the protein MKQKDMYKETGNTRRTAKFRWLLASLCVWLLCAWIAQQPVPAKKAPAKAHTAAPVRRTTTTKKPVKAKAAAVVATETAPMDATALNAQGVVVDEATGLALGENMILVKGQCTVCHSSKLILQSHFDREKWVERIRWMQRTQKLWDLGETEKPILDYLVKNYGPIKTPFDGRRLPLETPKWHTR